The Bacteroidota bacterium DNA segment AATTTATTCAACTAAACCTCTTCCGGTTTTTATGATTTCACCCGAAGAGCGCAATTCGGTCATTATTTTATCCAACACACCATTAATAAATTCTTTGCTTTTGGGAGTGCTGTAAATCTTAGATATATCCAGATATTCATTAATAGTAACTTTCACCGGAATAGTGGAAAGATGTATAAATTCGGTTATCGCCATTTTCATCAAAATTCTGTCAATCATGGAAATTCTATCCAATTCCCAATTTTCCAATTTTGCTTCCACCATTTTATCAAAACGCTTATCCTCCAGCATTGTTTTTATCAAGAGTTGATTGGAGAACGTTTTTTCTTCATCACTGATTTTAAATTCAAATAGATCGGGCTTATCCGTTGAAGAATATGGAATAGCTTTTAATACTTCCACAATTAAATCAACCACAATAAATTCATCATCATTCCAGGTAGGAATAATATCTTCCATGTGTTGATCAAAATATTCATTCAGGAATAAAAATTTATGCAGACAATTTTGAATTACAGCAAATTGCTCCTGTTGGGTATGCTCTTCTTTAGATATATAATTTATATACCAGTCGGCTTGTTTTAATTGTCCGTAAATCACGTTTACAATTTCCTCATCCAATAAAGTCATGAGTTTTTCTTTCCTTAATTTTTGTTGGAAATAAGGATCCTTATTCAGAAATTCAATAATATAATTGCGAGTAAACACAGTAGAAAATTTTAAATCCTCTTCCGTAGGTAAATATTTATTGCGTTTGCGATTAGCCTCTGCTTCCACCCTCTCAGCAAGTTGTGTTAGAAAATATAAATTATACAGCAATGCCCTGAATGCATTATAAATACTTGCATCCAATTGCTTCACCGCAACAGTTGTGTTATTACTTCCTAACTGCATTGACATATACAACACCTGCATCGTTTTAATGCGCAACCCTCTTCTGCTCAGCATTTCAATGAAACTTTATTATTTTACTAAACAATGAATTATTATAAATTTCTACTTAAATCTGCAACAGCGGCAATACGTTCTTCAGCCAATTGTATAGCTGCTTGTTGAGTTGTAATTTTCTTTGCATCCGCTGCTTTAAAAATATCCAGTGTTCTGCCAAAAATTACTTCTGCTTTTTGATAAGCACGTTCTCTATTATAGCCTTCTAATTCCACATAACAATTTATTAATCCGCCGGCATTAATTAAAAAATCAGGCGCATATAAAATATTACGCTCAATCAATCTCTTGCCATGCTTTGCTTCATCTTTTAATTGATTGTTTGCGGCACCTGCAATGATGCTGCATTTAATTACATCAATAGTATCATCATTAATTGTAGCACCCAAAGCACATGGCGCATAAATATCCATATCCGTTTTATATACCTGATCAATTGGAATTACAGTTACTTTATGTTTATCTGTAATTGCTTTAATTCTATCGTCGTGAATATCAGAAATCATAATCTCTGCACCTTCTTTCACAAGATTTTCTACAAGATAAAACCCCACATGCCCAACACCTTGCACCAATACTTTTTTACCTTTCAGACTATCACTACCAGATTGATGTTTCGCCGCCGCTTTCATACCCAAATATGTTCCATAAGCAGTTACAGGAGAAGGATCGCCACCACCACCTAAATGTTCTGGTTTGCCGGCAACAAATTCAGTTTCCATTGCAATATATTCCATATCGCCGGTGCTGGTTCCTACATCTTCAGCAGTGATATATTTACCATTCATGCTGTTTACATATTTGCCATAGCTGCGAAATAAAGATTCTCTGTTATGCAGACTTTTTGAATCGCCAATAATCACCGCTTTACCACCACCTAAATTTAAACCACTGATTGCCGCTTTATATGTCATGCCACGAGAAAGTCGCAACACATCTACAATTGCATCTGCTTCAGAGGTATAATTCCAAAAACGTGTTCCGCCTAAAGCAGGACCGAGCACTGTATTATGAATTCCAATAATTGCCTTGAGGCCTGATGCGGGGTCTGAGCAAAAAACTAATTGCTCATGATTCATTTCTTGCATGGATGCAAATATTTCACCTTTTTCTAACTGCATATTAATTTCCGGATATAATGAACTTATGATTATTTCGGCGCAAAGATAAACCAATATTGCAGCCATAAAAATATCAACAAGTGCTTTGCTTATATTCATTTTAAATTTGCAGGGTGAAACACTTGCGCTCTCTCAATAAATATTTTATAAAATACAAATGGCATTTTTTATTAGGTGTGCTGTTCGTAACTCTTTCCAATATCTTCAGTGTATTATCTCCACAGGTAATTCGCAATGCAATTGACCTGGTAGTTGAAAATATTAAATTGTATGAATCCTTTGAAGGCTTTACACTTCAAGAAGCTATCGGTAAATTATTAAGTTCGGGATTAATAGTTTTTGCTGTTGTATATATTGCATTATCCTTACTCAAAGGATTATTTATGTTTTTGATGCGCCAAACACTTATTATAATGAG contains these protein-coding regions:
- the nusB gene encoding transcription antitermination factor NusB, with the translated sequence MLSRRGLRIKTMQVLYMSMQLGSNNTTVAVKQLDASIYNAFRALLYNLYFLTQLAERVEAEANRKRNKYLPTEEDLKFSTVFTRNYIIEFLNKDPYFQQKLRKEKLMTLLDEEIVNVIYGQLKQADWYINYISKEEHTQQEQFAVIQNCLHKFLFLNEYFDQHMEDIIPTWNDDEFIVVDLIVEVLKAIPYSSTDKPDLFEFKISDEEKTFSNQLLIKTMLEDKRFDKMVEAKLENWELDRISMIDRILMKMAITEFIHLSTIPVKVTINEYLDISKIYSTPKSKEFINGVLDKIMTELRSSGEIIKTGRGLVE
- a CDS encoding Glu/Leu/Phe/Val dehydrogenase translates to MQLEKGEIFASMQEMNHEQLVFCSDPASGLKAIIGIHNTVLGPALGGTRFWNYTSEADAIVDVLRLSRGMTYKAAISGLNLGGGKAVIIGDSKSLHNRESLFRSYGKYVNSMNGKYITAEDVGTSTGDMEYIAMETEFVAGKPEHLGGGGDPSPVTAYGTYLGMKAAAKHQSGSDSLKGKKVLVQGVGHVGFYLVENLVKEGAEIMISDIHDDRIKAITDKHKVTVIPIDQVYKTDMDIYAPCALGATINDDTIDVIKCSIIAGAANNQLKDEAKHGKRLIERNILYAPDFLINAGGLINCYVELEGYNRERAYQKAEVIFGRTLDIFKAADAKKITTQQAAIQLAEERIAAVADLSRNL